Within Nitrososphaera sp., the genomic segment GTATGAACAGCAGCGCGAGCACGGCGAGCCGAAGGGTATCTGACATGGCTCTGGGGCTTCCCTTAAACCAGTTGCTGAGCAGGATTCCTCCAAGGATGGTCGCGATTCCAATCCACAAGAGGGTTATGGTACCTCGGGCAAAGTCGCCTACTATGACCCGGTTCCCAATGATGTCAAGCGCGCTGAGCCCCGGCTTGAGTGTGCCCGGGGGAATGCTCGAAACACCGTTTGCTATCGAAGCTAGAATAATCAGGACTCCTCCGATTATAGAAAATATCCGGATAAACGAAGTGGGCGTAAGCCTTCCAAGGGAACCCAGTGCCTTGTCCACGTCGAAGGCTCTGATTAGAAACGCGCTCCCCAGTATTCCGAGCATGATTACCGTAATTTCCTTTGTCGCGTCAAATGCCACCGCTATTCCTGCCGCGACAAGAAGTATTCCGGGAACGCCAAGAAAGAACTTGGAATACTGAGAATCGTACACCAGGAGCTTCAGGTATTTTCCCAAAACGGCATACGAGTACTCTACCGTGCGGCTGTGACGAATGATAACGCGCTGTACGGAAATTACGGGAAGCCTTGATTGAATTACAGGAAGTATGGTTTCATCGTCCTCGCCGTCGGACACGATAACAGCGCCGTCGGCGTGATAGCTTTCAAGTATGCTCTTTATTTCGAGGCTAATTTTTTCATCGGCCTCTACCCCGCGGTTGAATCTTCCTGCGACCACGGCAACTTCAGCCGTGTAGCCCTTGCTTACAAGTTCCTCGTATGTTTTTACTGCGCCAAAAATCGCATTCGAGTCAGCGTCCTCGGGGTCCTCCAGCGCAAGTCGCGTGCCCGCGTTGATGCACGAGTCGCGTCCAACGATGGGAGTCTCGATTCCACCCTTTGTCCCGATGTCATCGTCCCTGTCTATGCAAAGTACCAGAACCCTGCTGTGAACAGACTGCTTTAGGGTCGCATCTGATCCGCTCATAGACTGATCCTTTGCGTACTTTACGGGCTTTTGGGACACGTCAGGTGCGTAAACCAGAAGATTCTACCCACTAATTAATTTGATCCACCTTTTCAGAGGAGTAGTCAATGGTGTTTTTTTGAAAAATCTGAGGCAAGTCGGAGATGCCCGTATAGAAACATCATCTTAATCACGAAATATTTACAAGACCTATACTATACGTCATTTTTCCTAATTTTCCTTCAGTTTTGACTGCCGTTACTTTCGGCCAAGGCACACTAGGTAGAGTTCGCTGCTTTCCTGCCTGCTTGCGGTCGGCTTGCTTAGTATTAATTTATCAAAACTGCCTTTCATTTCTGCCCTCAATTCCGCAAGCGACTCGCCTTCAAAGACCTTAAAAACTGCGTTTCCGCCGATTCTTAGAACCTGCTTGGAGATTTCATATGCCTTTCTTGTCAGGCTGATCTGGCGATGATGGTCGATATCCCAGACACCACTGACGTTTGGGGCGAGGTCTGAAAGGACGAGGTCGGCAGGCCCGCCCAGACCGGCAAGTATCTTCTCGGTAGTCTGGGGGTCTTCTATATTTCCCGTAATGATTACTGCGCCGGGAATCGGGTCCACGGGCTTGAGGTCTATGCCCAAAACCGTGCCAGAATCACCCAGCTCTCTCTTTGCCACCTGAATCCAGCCACCTGGCGCGCATCCGATGTCCAGAATGCGATTGCCCCTCCTGAGCAAGTGGTATGAGTTGTTTAGCTGAATGAGCTTGTATGCGGACCTGCTACGGAAACCCTGATCTTTTGCCAGCTTGCGATAATGATCCTTTCTGGCGTCGGCAAGTCTCATTTCGAAGCGTTGCTTTCGTCCCCATCCTTCTCAGCGCCGGGGCTCTTTTTCCCTGCGGACTCGAACGATGTTACTAACCAATCCTCTATCAGGTTGCAGCTGACAGGGCTGTAAGACCCTTCCAGTGAGCACATGTGCTCAACAGGGCACGTAAGGCAGGGCGCTCCTTCTATGCTTTCGGTATCCACAGGCAGCTTTACCGCAAAAAGTTTGTACGTCCATCTTCCGTTTTCAAGCATCTTCTCCCTCCGGATGAGCGAGCGCTTTTCGAGTCTGATTGCGACTCGTGAGCCGTCGCGGCTGGTCAGGTCGAGCTCTTTCCAGAGCTCAGACTGCAGAATGCCTGCCCGGCCATTTCCAATAATCGTGCGGAAAACCTTGCCCGTAAGATCCTCAATTTGTTCGTCGTTTAGCTTCATCGGACATTACTCCGTAAATGGAATATTTTCATCACACCGATAATTAACCCTTTTTGAAGAAGGGGGGGAGACGCTGCGGGTCTGCCTGTTAAGGAGAGTGACCTTAAAAAACTCGCCTACTTTTTGGGCTTCTTGCTTCCGAATATCTTGTCGAAATATTCGGAGGGTTCCTGGGAAAGGTCGGTTGCTTCCCCTTCGTGGACATCGGCAAGGTCCTTTGCCAAGCGCTTCTTGTACTCGAGCTGGCTCTGGCGTGCTATCTGTATTCTTTGCGCCTGCGGAGAGCCTGCCCCGTGCATCGACTCGGTAAGGTATCCCACTGCATTTCTGCCAAGCGTCATATTCTCGATAAGCCTGAGAATTCGCATCCTGTTTTCAGTCGATATGCCCTTACGTCCTTTGAGGTATTTTTCGAGGATAGGTCCCGTAAGCGGGCTACGGAACTCCTGCTCTGACGGCATAGTCACCATCAAGCCCCCCGCAATGTCCTGCGCCAGTCTGCCTATCTCGTACGGAAAGCGGGTTACGTTGTGCTTGCATACGTTTGCTAGCATGTCATCGTTCTGCCAGTTGCCCGACGCAGTCTTATGAGCAGAGAATGAAGATGCTACCCCGGTGCCGTAAATGGTCTCGTTAAGGTGGGTCATTTCAACCAGTTTGTCCTTGATGTGCGATGCATTTGAGACTCCGTTGTAGTCAGCCGCCGTCGCAGCGGCGCCTATCAGGACATCGCCAAGACCGGTCTTGCATACGTAGCTCCTTCGATGGTAGCAGGTAAATCGCTCAACGAGCATGGAAGCGAATTCGTACTCGCCGTCCATGAAGATCAGTTCGTTTGGAATGAAAACATTATCCAGGATTATCATGGCTTCCTGTCCAGAAAACTTGGAGTTCCCTGCATCGATGGTTCCATCCTCCATGCTGCGGGTGTCGCAAGACTGCCTGCCGTAAATGTATTTTATGCCCGGAGCGTCGACTGGTATCGCGCCTACGACTGCGTAGTCGCGGTCCTCCTTTTTGAGGCGCATGGTCGGCATGACGATTATCCAGTGCGAGTTGATGCAGCCGGTCTGGTGAGCCTTGGCTCCCGTGACATAGATCCCCTTCTCATCCCTCTTTACAATGTGAACAAACATGTCAGGGTCGTCTTGCTGTGACGGGGAAAGGCTCCTGTCTCCCTTGACATCCGTCATTGCCCCACCAATTACCAGATTCTCCGCTTGGACCATTTTTATGAATTCAATAAGCCTTTTGTGATAGCCTGTGTTGTGGTTCTTGTCAATTTCAAAAGTCGTGGAGTAGAGAGAATTCAACGCGTCCATTCCGACGCATCGCTGGAAGCACGTCCCCGTGATCTGGCCGAGCCTCCTCTGCATCCTGTTTTGATTCACCAGATCCGACGCGCTCTCTGCTATGTGCAAGAACCGGTTTACCTGCAATCCTGTGAGCGAAGAATGCGCGGAGCCAATTTCGGGTTCCTCGACGGCAATGTCATAAGTCTCGGCAACCGCGTTGATAGAGGGTCGTATCATCGGGTGTTCGACGGGGTCGTCAACTTGCTTTCCAAAAAGATATACTTCGAGTTTTCGACCTCGAAGGCTGTTAATATAATCTGAACCGGTCTTAATTGGCATCGGAAAAGACTGCCCCTCCTACTTATTTATATTTTCTTTATGCCTCATTGTTCCGAAAAATGGAAAATCGAATTATTGATAATCGAGAATGGAACGCATAAATTGCAAAAATTTATCGGAGGTTGGTTTGCTATAGGCCACAATCGACGCTTACACATGGGTTACGCTCGCAAGCTTTTTTAGAGTCAGACAATGCGTCTAGGATTGTGGTCGCAAAGGCCGAAGCGCTGGACCTTCGACAGCTGATTTCAGATTACCATGATTTTCCAAAGCCAGGGATCTTATTCCGCGACATCAATCCCGTTTTCAGGAACAACGAGGCTCTGAATTTTATCGTTAACGAATTTGCAAGACGATTTGGAAAGGCAAAGATTGATGCGGTTGCAGGTATAGAATCAAGAGGCTTTGTCATCGCTACCGCCCTTGCTCTGAAGTTCGGAACAGGCGTAATTATGATTCGAAAGGCGGGGAAACTGCCTGGAACCACAATAAGCAGATCGTACGAGATAGAGTACGGGTCCGCCACAATGGAAGTTCAGCGCGACGCTATTCGCGAAGGCAACAGCATACTAATTGCGGATGATTTGATAGCCACCGGCGGCACCGCAGTCGCCGCTTCTGAGCTTATCGAGGACCTAGGAGGAAAAGTGGCAGGTTTTGCCTTTGTTATCGAGCTGGCGTCTCTTGAAGGATCAGCCCGCCTTCGAGAAATGGGATATCAGGTCCATTCGCTGGTGACATACTGATTGACCGACAGTGCCGAGATTGCAGTCATTGGCGGCACCGGAGTTTACGACCCGGGATGGTTTTCAAGCAAAAGAGAGATCAAGGTTCACACGCCGTACGGCGAACCCTCTGACTACATCACGATAGGCGAGTTCTCAGGGACAAAGATGGCGTTCCTGCCAAGGCATGGAAGGGGCCATCGCCTTCCGCCGCACAGGATAAACAGCAGGGCAAACATTTGGGCTCTGAAGCAGCTTGGAGTAAAGAGAATTATTGCTCCCTCTGCAGTTGGGAGCCTGCAGCCCGAGTTCAGGCCGGGCGACATTGCATTGCCAGACCAGTTTGTAGATTTTACAAAGGGGAGGAATTACACATTCTATGACGGAGGCCAGGTTTGTCACATATCAATGGCCGATCCCTTTTGCCCCGAGATGAGGCAGGTAGCAGCAACCGTCTTGTCGGAGTTACAGTTAGCCGCGCATAATCACGCCACCTATGTTTGCGTCGAAGGTCCCCGGTTTTCCACAAGGGCGGAGTCGAGATTTTACAGGGAGGTTCTCAAGGCGCACATCATAGGAATGACGCTGGTGCCAGAATGTGTGCTGGCAAGGGAGGCCGAAATGTGCTACCTCCCGATATCCACTATCACGGACTACGACGTCTGGCACGAGACTCCAGTCACCTCGGATCAGGTGATCGAAACGCTGAGCAAGAATGTCGACAAGACAAAGAAAGTGATAGCAAAGCTGGCTCCGGGCCTGCCAAAGACGGCTGCTTGCTCGTGTCAGAGGGCCCTTGCTGGTTCTATGCTTTAATTGTGTAAAGGCAGGGTCATTCGGGGGGCCGCAGCCCGTCTGGAAGAATAACGTCGCCTTCAATCAGTTTTCTCTGAATCAGGAGGTAGATGTCATCCACGTCCAGGCCCATTTTCTTGATTTCCTCAGTGGTTTTCTTTGATAGGGTCACGCTCGCATTGTGTCCACCAATTCTTCCAAACGCGATTGCCTTGAACCTGAATTCAACGCCCCGAAGAACAAAGTAGCCGGACAGCTTGCTCGCGATTTCACTCCCCTCGGCACTCTTTACGAACACTGTCAGCGACGGGTCAGGGTTCTTGAAAGGATCGGTCGACCTCAGCCCCGCGGGGCTCGATGTTTTTCCATTTTCTTTTGCGTCTCGCGGCGTGTCGGACCCTTTGCGAGAGGTCATGCTCGCATCTCTTCCGCGACTTCAATATTGCGATTTACGTTCTGCTCAACAAGAAAACTCCACCACTCAGGATCGGAAATCTGGAAATCCTTAGCCATTACTCGACTTTCCTTGTCGTCCGCGTCAGAGAACGCAAAACTCCCATCTTTGACAAGTTTCACCAGCCTCCAGCGCAGGTGTCCTTTCCGCTTGCGGCTCACCGCCACTGCCCACCTTTTGTCAGGCTCTATGCGCGGCATCCCTATGTAATCGACTATTTCGGTAATACCCAAGCGCTTTTCTTCGCAGAATAGTTCTTTTGTAATGAGGCTTCTCCAGATATCAACAGAACCGACAGTTCTGCCGTTCTCGTTAATGTTAATCACGCCAAAATAGACGACCTTATCCTCTGAACCTGTCCCCGAAGCCGACATAGATTAACAGCCAGCGCGTAAGGGTAGCGCCTATTTAGTTCTTGCATCGTCGTATGGTTTTTCAAGAACGATGCCGATATTGTCCACTCTTAGATTCTTTTTGAATTGAAGGTTTTCTTCTTGGCAGCGCCTCCTGTACCTGTTCGTAATCGCAAAACGCGGATGAAGTGATTCGTACTTTGATGGAGCGAGCTCAATCACCATTCCAAGCGATACAAGCGACTTTGCAACGCTTTCTGCGTGCTCTGGTGTCCAGCGGAGCAGTTCGGCCAGCCTTTGAGCAGTCATGCTTCCTGTCATTACTATTAGCAGGAATGCTCTTGCCTCTTCAGCGCTTATCCGAAGCTCCGACACCATCGCCTCTTCAACATTGGACAAGTTTACCGACAGTTCACAGCAGCTCTCAAGTGCTCAGAGGCGCAGGGCAGATTTAGCCTTTCTGTAGATCCATAAAAGGTCTCTTGAGGCGGCGGGTATTCAATTTGCATTAATCTGTCCGCGGCTGGATTCAAGGAGTTTGGGGCTCAGAACTGGACCAGCTTTCTGTAATGGTCGTATCGCAGAGCAACATCTCTTTCAGTGATAGATAGCAGTTTACCGACGCCAAAATCCTCCACCGCAAAGGAGCCCAACACGTTGCCGTATACCACTGCTTCCTTCATGGTTGCAAAGTCCAACTTGCCCTTACGCGCGAGGTGACCGATAAAACCCCCCGCAAAGGCGTCCCCTGCTCCGGTCGGATCGACGATTTCATCGAGAAAGTAAGCGGCGGCCGGGAATACTTGGCCCGAACTCTCAAACAGTATCGCGCCATGTTCGCCTTTCTTTATGACTGCAAAGCTGGGTCCCAAGGACAGGAGTTTCTTGGCGCATGTCGAAAGGTTTGCGCTTTTGAACAGCAGGCGGGCCTCACTGTCGTTTATTACAACCCCGTCGCAGCTGGATATCATCTTGATGACGTCTTCGCGGCTTCCATGGATCCAGAACTCTATCGTGTCGCATACCACCAACTTTGGAGAAGTGAAGAGTTTCAATATCTTCACATTCTGCTTCGGGTCGTTATTTGCCAGATACACGTATTCGGACCCTGCGTACTCGACCGGAATTACCGGTTCAAAATCGGCAATTACGTTGAGCTCCGTGCGCAAAGTCGTGCGGACCGAGAGGTCATAGTCAAAGGAAGAATCGTAGTGGAACGTTTTCCCGTCCCCCTTTATCACTATGCCTTTTGTGTCTATTCCCTTTGATAGGAGAGAGGCGACGTATTCCTGAGGCATGTCGCCTCCGGCGACCGCAACGATGCCGGTCTTCGTAAAAAGGCTGGCCGCAACCGAGGCAAACGTCGCAGCCCCTCCCAAGATGCGGAATTCAGTCCTAAATGGAGTTCTTGTGGTGTCAAGGGCCATGGTCCCAAATACGCTTAGCATTGTGCAGTTTAGGCGGCAAATCTTTGGATGAGAATAAAAAGTATCTGATAGGCACGGGCAGTCAGGTGAAAGCGAACCCCGGGCAGAGTCCATAGGTAAAAATAGCATCTGTCTGCTACGGTTACCGAGTGAAAATCGTCGTCGCCCTGACTGGGGCGTCCGGTGTCATTTACGGGATACGACTCCTCGAGGAGCTTGGCAGACTTGGTTTAGAAACTCATCTGATAATGAGTGAATGGGCCATGAAGAACATAAAAATTGAAACCGACAGGAGCCCCGAATCTGTGATAGCACTTGCTAGTAGACATTACGACGATTCTAACCTTGCCGCTCCGGTCTCGAGTGGCTCTTTTAAGACAAATGGAATGATAGTCATCCCGTGCAGCATGAAGACGGTGTCGAGCATCGCCAACGGCTTTGACGACACTTTAATTTCAAGGGCTGCCGGAGTCTGCATCAAGGAATCTAGAAAACTAGTAGTCGTTCCAAGGGAGACGCCGCTGTCAAGGATTCATCTTGTTAACATGCTGAAGCTGACTGAGTCGGGTGTGACAATCCTGCCTGCAATGCCCGGCTTTTATCACAAGCCTAAGACCCTGGACGACATAATCGATCACCTGGTCGGAAAGGTTCTAGACCAGTTTAACATCGAGCACAGCCTCTTTAGGCGATGGGGGGGCGCGGAAAAATGATGCTCTTGCAAGTCTTATTCTACTCGTGCCCGTCTGGCCCATCTGTCTTGAATAAGGTTTTATAGTATAGAACTGGTACTTCTAACGCCGAGCGCGCAATGGATGAGATGGTGTGACGAGGTACAAAAAGCGGTACTCTGCAAGCAATTCGATTGATTTCGTTATCCCACTCCTCGCATTATTGCTCATTGGAATCATGTACTTGTTTACTGCTCGCTCGCAAAATAGCATCGGGTTCATCCTGGCCGGCGGGGTGGCGCTCCTGGCTATTTACTGGGTGCGCGAGCTGAGAAAAATGACCCGACCTGAAGAACAGAGGGCTCGAAAAGAGGCGGACCAGCGGGACTGGTTCTACGACCTTATCAGAAACGACGGCGAAATGATCTTTGTTGCCGAGGTT encodes:
- a CDS encoding adenine phosphoribosyltransferase, with the translated sequence MVAKAEALDLRQLISDYHDFPKPGILFRDINPVFRNNEALNFIVNEFARRFGKAKIDAVAGIESRGFVIATALALKFGTGVIMIRKAGKLPGTTISRSYEIEYGSATMEVQRDAIREGNSILIADDLIATGGTAVAASELIEDLGGKVAGFAFVIELASLEGSARLREMGYQVHSLVTY
- a CDS encoding 4-hydroxyphenylacetate 3-hydroxylase N-terminal domain-containing protein; this translates as MPIKTGSDYINSLRGRKLEVYLFGKQVDDPVEHPMIRPSINAVAETYDIAVEEPEIGSAHSSLTGLQVNRFLHIAESASDLVNQNRMQRRLGQITGTCFQRCVGMDALNSLYSTTFEIDKNHNTGYHKRLIEFIKMVQAENLVIGGAMTDVKGDRSLSPSQQDDPDMFVHIVKRDEKGIYVTGAKAHQTGCINSHWIIVMPTMRLKKEDRDYAVVGAIPVDAPGIKYIYGRQSCDTRSMEDGTIDAGNSKFSGQEAMIILDNVFIPNELIFMDGEYEFASMLVERFTCYHRRSYVCKTGLGDVLIGAAATAADYNGVSNASHIKDKLVEMTHLNETIYGTGVASSFSAHKTASGNWQNDDMLANVCKHNVTRFPYEIGRLAQDIAGGLMVTMPSEQEFRSPLTGPILEKYLKGRKGISTENRMRILRLIENMTLGRNAVGYLTESMHGAGSPQAQRIQIARQSQLEYKKRLAKDLADVHEGEATDLSQEPSEYFDKIFGSKKPKK
- a CDS encoding S-methyl-5'-thioadenosine phosphorylase, producing the protein MTDSAEIAVIGGTGVYDPGWFSSKREIKVHTPYGEPSDYITIGEFSGTKMAFLPRHGRGHRLPPHRINSRANIWALKQLGVKRIIAPSAVGSLQPEFRPGDIALPDQFVDFTKGRNYTFYDGGQVCHISMADPFCPEMRQVAATVLSELQLAAHNHATYVCVEGPRFSTRAESRFYREVLKAHIIGMTLVPECVLAREAEMCYLPISTITDYDVWHETPVTSDQVIETLSKNVDKTKKVIAKLAPGLPKTAACSCQRALAGSML
- a CDS encoding transcriptional regulator, which gives rise to MKLNDEQIEDLTGKVFRTIIGNGRAGILQSELWKELDLTSRDGSRVAIRLEKRSLIRREKMLENGRWTYKLFAVKLPVDTESIEGAPCLTCPVEHMCSLEGSYSPVSCNLIEDWLVTSFESAGKKSPGAEKDGDESNASK
- a CDS encoding RlmE family RNA methyltransferase, yielding MRLADARKDHYRKLAKDQGFRSRSAYKLIQLNNSYHLLRRGNRILDIGCAPGGWIQVAKRELGDSGTVLGIDLKPVDPIPGAVIITGNIEDPQTTEKILAGLGGPADLVLSDLAPNVSGVWDIDHHRQISLTRKAYEISKQVLRIGGNAVFKVFEGESLAELRAEMKGSFDKLILSKPTASRQESSELYLVCLGRK
- a CDS encoding PfkB family carbohydrate kinase, with protein sequence MLSVFGTMALDTTRTPFRTEFRILGGAATFASVAASLFTKTGIVAVAGGDMPQEYVASLLSKGIDTKGIVIKGDGKTFHYDSSFDYDLSVRTTLRTELNVIADFEPVIPVEYAGSEYVYLANNDPKQNVKILKLFTSPKLVVCDTIEFWIHGSREDVIKMISSCDGVVINDSEARLLFKSANLSTCAKKLLSLGPSFAVIKKGEHGAILFESSGQVFPAAAYFLDEIVDPTGAGDAFAGGFIGHLARKGKLDFATMKEAVVYGNVLGSFAVEDFGVGKLLSITERDVALRYDHYRKLVQF
- a CDS encoding UbiX family flavin prenyltransferase is translated as MKIVVALTGASGVIYGIRLLEELGRLGLETHLIMSEWAMKNIKIETDRSPESVIALASRHYDDSNLAAPVSSGSFKTNGMIVIPCSMKTVSSIANGFDDTLISRAAGVCIKESRKLVVVPRETPLSRIHLVNMLKLTESGVTILPAMPGFYHKPKTLDDIIDHLVGKVLDQFNIEHSLFRRWGGAEK
- a CDS encoding Hsp20/alpha crystallin family protein encodes the protein MTRYKKRYSASNSIDFVIPLLALLLIGIMYLFTARSQNSIGFILAGGVALLAIYWVRELRKMTRPEEQRARKEADQRDWFYDLIRNDGEMIFVAEVPGPEDQINVRLSSGMLRIKGGQNFAKDVPLEANSETSIADYKYRNGVLTIRITQT
- a CDS encoding DUF373 family protein — translated: MSQKPVKYAKDQSMSGSDATLKQSVHSRVLVLCIDRDDDIGTKGGIETPIVGRDSCINAGTRLALEDPEDADSNAIFGAVKTYEELVSKGYTAEVAVVAGRFNRGVEADEKISLEIKSILESYHADGAVIVSDGEDDETILPVIQSRLPVISVQRVIIRHSRTVEYSYAVLGKYLKLLVYDSQYSKFFLGVPGILLVAAGIAVAFDATKEITVIMLGILGSAFLIRAFDVDKALGSLGRLTPTSFIRIFSIIGGVLIILASIANGVSSIPPGTLKPGLSALDIIGNRVIVGDFARGTITLLWIGIATILGGILLSNWFKGSPRAMSDTLRLAVLALLFIPVQQFTSVLTEGTSPFTLISSLLIGLAVTLVAATFLFQYFRSKKGGEVLKH